The Nitrospirota bacterium genome window below encodes:
- a CDS encoding TIGR03862 family flavoprotein, which translates to MPRESSNKSIAIIGGGPAGLMAAEAASAAGVPVDLYDTMASVGRKFLLAGKGGLNLTHSEPSHRFLSRYGARHAEIAPLLSSFGPNAVRIWARGLGIETFVGSSGRVFPTDLKAAPLLRAWLRRLRQAGVRFHMRHRWIGWDEQGALRFATPKEHRSVQAGAVVLALGGGSWPKLGSDASWVPLLAKRGLHIAPLLPANCGFDVGWSEHFLKRFARHPVKSVAVVVRNDDGAESRHRGEFVITETGVEGGVIYTVATALRDEILVKGTATLYLDLAPDRDVHDLTHDLSKPRGKRTMATHLQRQAHIEGVKAGLLREVIAKEDLKDPARLASVIKCLPLRLVAARPLEEAISTAGGVVFEALNDQLMIRACPGLFCAGEMLDWEAPTGGYLLTACLASGLVAGAAAAAFIEQRQRVR; encoded by the coding sequence ATGCCACGTGAGTCTTCAAACAAGAGCATTGCTATTATCGGAGGAGGGCCGGCCGGGCTCATGGCTGCGGAGGCGGCGAGTGCTGCCGGGGTGCCGGTCGATCTCTATGACACCATGGCATCGGTCGGTCGAAAGTTTCTCCTGGCTGGTAAAGGCGGCCTGAATCTGACGCACTCGGAGCCCTCTCACAGGTTTCTCTCGCGCTATGGGGCTCGGCATGCGGAAATCGCGCCGCTGCTCTCGTCGTTCGGACCTAATGCGGTTCGGATCTGGGCCCGTGGCCTCGGCATCGAAACGTTTGTCGGCTCTTCCGGGCGCGTGTTTCCCACTGATCTCAAAGCAGCGCCGTTGCTGCGCGCGTGGCTGCGCCGGTTGCGCCAGGCTGGTGTTCGATTTCACATGCGTCATCGGTGGATTGGCTGGGACGAGCAGGGGGCTCTGCGTTTTGCCACGCCGAAGGAACACCGGTCTGTCCAGGCCGGCGCGGTGGTACTCGCGCTCGGAGGAGGCAGTTGGCCAAAACTCGGGTCCGACGCTTCATGGGTGCCGCTGCTGGCGAAACGAGGACTTCACATTGCGCCGTTGCTACCGGCGAACTGTGGTTTCGACGTGGGCTGGAGCGAGCATTTCCTGAAAAGGTTTGCCAGGCACCCGGTCAAATCTGTGGCGGTTGTCGTGCGGAATGATGACGGCGCTGAATCCCGGCACCGGGGAGAATTTGTGATCACGGAGACCGGAGTGGAAGGCGGGGTGATCTATACCGTGGCTACCGCTCTACGCGACGAAATTCTGGTAAAGGGCACGGCCACCTTGTATCTCGATCTGGCACCCGATCGCGATGTCCACGACCTGACCCACGACTTATCGAAGCCTCGCGGCAAACGCACAATGGCGACCCATCTTCAACGGCAGGCCCATATCGAAGGTGTGAAAGCGGGGCTGCTTCGTGAAGTGATCGCGAAAGAAGATCTCAAGGACCCGGCGCGTCTGGCCTCGGTCATTAAGTGCTTACCGCTGCGACTCGTGGCAGCGCGCCCGCTGGAGGAAGCGATCAGCACGGCCGGCGGGGTTGTTTTCGAGGCGCTTAATGATCAGCTGATGATCCGTGCGTGTCCGGGCCTGTTTTGCGCCGGTGAAATGTTGGATTGGGAAGCGCCGACGGGAGGGTACTTATTGACTGCCTGCTTAGCCAGTGGGCTGGTTGCGGGCGCCGCGGCTGCAGCGTTTATCGAACAGCGGCAGCGAGTCCGTTGA
- a CDS encoding diguanylate cyclase, with protein sequence MVALCGLLTLLLLGWAAYTVQDRLIQSSGHSLVQAATDAASKLDMMILERYSDIQLLSNAPFTRDQNPEALTQYLRDKAQAHPAYQWIGITDSHGRIVAATDTSKTSLDRSQSHWFQLARTITGVRILDPRVDEEFGSTSAFTVIAPLRSPDGRFIGAIAAVVGVPSLMQILDDTMQVLKNVEWTDASHLEYQLLNEKGNLIGDSTQRGEGHLDLKPVGYPSATLVRNQERGFIQETHLQRGSSLLTAYAQVNIARADPPLRWGILIHVDRDSLLTPIHSFLGELSFLAILILLPLFGLVLGMMKALHGEWDIAKRESRRATEAEAALTKRTETLHTLVVAAQTLSAQQDLDGLLHHILHLAKENSGARYAALEVYHDNMHKTTSFLTSGIDEPAAHTIQTILLKQAVGGSLAHEDGVIRLDHLTKHWAAHGIPADYASLTSFLGVSIRCQSRFFGRLFLANKVIEQGLADRFSELDEQTVLTLAGQAGTAIQNLLLLHDSKEQARHDSLTGLLNHSTTLTILGQELSRAQRSHEPVAVLIADLDHFKKVNDTYGHPVGDLVLQEAARRFRETARRSDHVGRVGGEEFLIVAPNCDLNVLQECAERFRSAIGDRPFDTTSGALPITVSIGATIWSADHPLSSEHIRKMADYALYRVKSRGRNGVNIVPHPDTVSSEQLKKTG encoded by the coding sequence ATGGTAGCCCTCTGTGGGCTGCTTACGCTCCTCTTGCTGGGATGGGCCGCATACACGGTCCAAGATCGTTTGATTCAATCTAGCGGCCACAGCCTGGTGCAAGCGGCCACGGATGCCGCCAGTAAATTGGACATGATGATCCTGGAGCGATACAGCGACATTCAACTGCTCTCCAACGCTCCATTCACCCGAGACCAGAACCCGGAGGCGCTGACACAATATCTCCGCGACAAGGCGCAGGCTCATCCAGCCTATCAGTGGATTGGCATTACAGACTCCCACGGGAGAATCGTCGCGGCTACCGATACCTCAAAGACCTCTCTCGATCGGAGTCAAAGCCACTGGTTCCAACTGGCACGCACCATCACCGGTGTCAGAATTCTAGATCCGCGGGTCGACGAGGAGTTCGGAAGCACCTCCGCGTTTACGGTAATCGCTCCCCTGCGTAGTCCCGATGGAAGATTTATCGGAGCGATCGCGGCCGTCGTAGGCGTCCCTTCACTGATGCAGATCCTCGACGACACGATGCAAGTACTTAAGAATGTCGAGTGGACAGACGCATCGCATCTTGAATATCAGCTCCTCAACGAAAAGGGCAACTTGATCGGCGACTCGACGCAACGAGGAGAAGGTCACCTCGATTTGAAACCAGTCGGATATCCTTCTGCAACTCTGGTGAGAAATCAGGAGCGGGGGTTCATCCAAGAGACCCACCTTCAACGCGGATCTTCCCTCCTCACAGCCTATGCGCAAGTCAACATCGCCCGTGCTGACCCGCCATTACGGTGGGGCATCTTGATACATGTGGACAGGGATAGTCTCCTGACCCCCATTCACTCATTCCTCGGAGAATTGTCGTTCCTCGCCATTCTCATTCTTCTCCCCTTATTTGGTCTTGTGCTGGGAATGATGAAAGCGCTTCACGGAGAATGGGACATCGCGAAACGCGAATCTCGTAGGGCCACCGAGGCAGAAGCGGCGCTCACGAAACGAACGGAGACTCTCCATACGTTAGTCGTCGCTGCCCAGACATTATCCGCGCAGCAAGATCTCGACGGACTGCTGCACCACATCCTTCATCTCGCAAAAGAAAACAGCGGCGCACGTTATGCGGCCTTGGAGGTCTACCACGACAACATGCACAAGACGACCAGCTTCCTGACCTCTGGAATCGATGAACCAGCGGCCCATACCATTCAGACCATTCTGCTTAAACAGGCTGTGGGGGGATCCCTAGCACACGAAGACGGAGTTATCCGTCTGGACCATCTCACGAAACACTGGGCTGCCCACGGAATTCCTGCGGACTATGCATCACTGACCTCATTCCTCGGCGTATCAATACGATGCCAAAGCCGATTCTTCGGCCGACTGTTTCTCGCGAATAAAGTCATCGAACAGGGACTCGCAGACAGGTTCAGCGAGCTGGACGAGCAGACGGTACTGACCCTTGCCGGCCAGGCCGGTACCGCGATTCAGAATCTGCTACTGCTTCACGATTCCAAGGAACAGGCTCGACACGATTCGCTGACCGGATTGCTGAATCACTCCACGACGCTTACGATCTTGGGCCAGGAACTGTCGCGGGCTCAACGTAGTCATGAACCGGTGGCAGTCCTCATCGCCGACCTGGATCACTTCAAGAAAGTGAACGATACCTACGGACATCCCGTGGGCGATCTCGTCCTTCAAGAAGCCGCACGGCGCTTTCGCGAAACTGCCCGACGCTCCGACCACGTCGGACGCGTCGGGGGAGAAGAATTCTTGATTGTGGCCCCCAATTGTGACTTGAACGTCCTACAGGAGTGCGCCGAACGTTTTCGGAGTGCCATCGGCGACAGGCCCTTCGATACCACAAGCGGGGCGCTCCCCATTACGGTAAGCATCGGGGCGACAATCTGGTCCGCCGATCACCCGTTGAGTTCTGAACACATACGCAAGATGGCCGACTACGCCCTCTATCGTGTCAAAAGCCGCGGCAGGAACGGGGTCAATATCGTCCCCCATCCCGACACAGTTTCGAGTGAGCAGCTGAAGAAAACAGGCTAG
- a CDS encoding BACON domain-containing protein → MNWVRTIAAVLVLWSSTVWGATLTWTANTEPDLAGYRVYQCSQQPCTLTSGTATILITLGKVTSFNIGTPTVIQYYFVTAYDQANNESGGSNLATFTPTEAPPPVTQPAIGASPTSFSFTATQGGANPTTQTLSISNTGSGTLSWTTTDNVPWMTLSRASGTNNGVVIVSVITGATSPGTHNGMITLSATGASLVSVPVTFTVTTAPAPPPPPPLTVPPVPNGLRITIAQ, encoded by the coding sequence TTGAACTGGGTAAGAACCATCGCCGCCGTTCTTGTGTTGTGGTCGAGTACCGTGTGGGGTGCCACGTTGACCTGGACCGCCAATACTGAACCGGATCTGGCAGGATATCGCGTCTATCAATGCAGTCAACAACCCTGCACGCTCACGTCCGGCACGGCGACAATCCTCATCACGCTGGGAAAGGTGACAAGTTTCAATATCGGAACGCCGACAGTGATTCAGTATTATTTCGTTACGGCCTATGATCAGGCCAATAATGAGTCCGGCGGCAGCAACCTCGCAACCTTCACCCCTACCGAAGCACCACCTCCGGTCACGCAACCGGCTATCGGGGCAAGCCCGACGAGCTTTTCCTTTACTGCAACGCAGGGCGGGGCGAACCCTACAACCCAGACCCTGAGCATCAGCAACACAGGGAGCGGTACGCTCAGCTGGACCACAACCGATAATGTCCCATGGATGACGCTGAGTCGGGCATCCGGCACAAACAACGGCGTTGTAATCGTGAGTGTGATAACTGGCGCCACAAGCCCCGGTACCCATAATGGCATGATCACGCTCAGTGCCACCGGGGCCTCGTTGGTCAGCGTGCCGGTGACATTCACGGTTACTACTGCCCCCGCACCACCCCCGCCTCCTCCTTTGACAGTGCCTCCCGTTCCGAACGGCCTACGCATCACTATTGCGCAGTAA
- a CDS encoding DUF3422 family protein, with protein sequence MAEPETTKPDTGELMRKLHERPQMPLAEWLRAPAHVHYIAFRMNDPPMQRPASRNEFRYLLEAYNIPPDVTLVRDEFGYGVKAAETGDRLIVIWEAHTEYYSYQIWHIPSDQTGKITCGPMAFPQYRFPITPLGAEVCHLDILLITEPLPASEVLRPQFPGPVLYGSHILDEETALVTSFTPDEHGRERYWVSVGSGRSSRSHLKDIVDAIVRIETYYHLLLMQKPLFMAAIDQAYKFEQVHLKQREIITGHIAHADSLTLQRWLNGLTQDLLKTTRLAGRLHFELSSSVPYDKIVHRTLASLEERTLSPYRPVSDYVLSGITGVAEGYQQLLKRIETLRSGFEGVISIIRARVDLMLQSQNLTLLASVDKTMKSQAILQYTVEGLSVIVIAYYLSGLMAYIFKGLYEMGWLGSADIAAALFVPVSLGLALGITILGRKLLRKKFSDESAPTASAKPQN encoded by the coding sequence ATGGCCGAGCCTGAGACGACTAAGCCGGATACCGGTGAATTGATGCGGAAGCTGCACGAACGGCCGCAGATGCCCTTAGCTGAGTGGCTGCGAGCCCCTGCGCATGTGCACTATATCGCGTTTCGCATGAACGACCCGCCGATGCAACGACCGGCGAGTCGGAATGAGTTCAGATATCTTCTGGAGGCCTACAATATCCCTCCGGATGTGACGCTCGTTCGTGATGAGTTTGGGTATGGTGTGAAGGCGGCGGAGACCGGTGATCGGCTGATCGTGATCTGGGAGGCGCACACAGAGTACTACAGCTATCAAATCTGGCACATTCCTTCCGACCAGACTGGGAAGATAACCTGCGGCCCGATGGCGTTTCCGCAGTATCGGTTTCCAATTACTCCGCTCGGTGCGGAAGTGTGCCACCTGGATATCCTGCTCATAACCGAGCCGTTGCCGGCCAGTGAGGTATTGCGTCCGCAGTTTCCAGGCCCGGTCCTGTACGGCAGCCATATTCTCGATGAGGAGACTGCGCTGGTTACCAGCTTCACGCCGGATGAACATGGACGAGAACGTTATTGGGTCAGTGTCGGGTCCGGCAGGTCCAGCAGGTCTCACCTGAAAGACATTGTCGATGCGATTGTCAGAATTGAAACCTACTACCATCTGTTACTCATGCAAAAGCCGTTGTTTATGGCCGCTATCGATCAGGCCTACAAATTTGAGCAGGTGCATTTGAAGCAGCGTGAAATCATCACCGGACATATCGCCCATGCCGATTCCCTGACGCTGCAGCGGTGGCTCAACGGGCTGACGCAAGATTTGTTGAAAACGACCCGGTTAGCCGGCAGGTTGCATTTCGAGCTGTCTTCCTCTGTTCCCTACGACAAGATCGTCCACCGGACGCTGGCGTCGCTCGAGGAACGCACACTCTCACCGTATCGCCCGGTGTCGGACTATGTTCTGAGCGGAATTACGGGGGTGGCGGAGGGCTATCAACAGCTTCTGAAGCGTATTGAAACCCTTCGCAGCGGTTTTGAAGGAGTCATTTCCATCATTCGCGCTCGCGTTGATCTCATGCTCCAATCCCAGAATCTGACACTCTTGGCCAGTGTTGATAAGACAATGAAGAGCCAAGCGATCCTCCAGTATACGGTCGAAGGGTTGTCGGTTATTGTAATCGCCTATTATCTTAGCGGACTCATGGCCTATATCTTCAAAGGACTTTATGAGATGGGGTGGCTCGGTAGTGCGGATATTGCAGCGGCCTTGTTCGTTCCCGTCTCGCTGGGTCTCGCGTTGGGGATTACGATACTCGGACGGAAACTTCTCCGAAAGAAATTTTCCGACGAATCCGCGCCGACAGCATCAGCGAAGCCTCAGAACTGA
- a CDS encoding peptide chain release factor 3, with protein MSLPIEKSTSDGLAREAARRRTFAIISHPDAGKTTLTEKLLLYAGAVHLAGAVQARSHQRAAKSDWMELEQARGISITSTALQFDYQGVRVNLLDTPGHQDFSEDTYRTLMAVDSAVMVLDSAKGIEPQTKKLFAVCRKRHIPIMTFINKLDQPGRHPFELLEEIEQILGMAAVPFNWPIGEGSGFQGLYDLRQPQVLFFQRTLHNQRRAPMRVETFPHPSLAAMLGEAYDPLQEEITLLTGAGTKFDRDRFLAGQLTPVFFGSALTNFGVEPFLNAFLQLAPPPGPRTSSEGLVQPTDDKFSGFVFKIQANMDPQHRDRMAFLRIVSGRFEKDMMVYHARLDRKIRMTRPHRLFGRDRETIEEAYPGDVVGLVNPGLFSIGDTLCSGSPLVFDAIPQFPPECFGVLRSQDLTKQKQFQKGLQQLEEEGVMQVFYSPDHVRREPILAAVGELQFDVVASRLETEYGVKTLVERMPFVLARWISGDPDVLAGIYWPQDTRRLVDRDGSMVMLFGSERLLTYCMREYPSLKFQLREEAKMTEP; from the coding sequence ATGTCTCTGCCGATTGAGAAATCGACATCGGATGGGTTGGCTAGAGAAGCGGCCAGACGGCGCACGTTTGCCATTATCTCGCACCCGGACGCGGGAAAAACCACGTTGACCGAGAAGCTCCTCCTCTACGCAGGCGCAGTGCACCTAGCTGGAGCGGTGCAAGCGCGGTCGCACCAGCGTGCGGCAAAATCCGACTGGATGGAATTGGAACAGGCGCGCGGAATTTCGATCACATCTACCGCGTTGCAATTCGATTACCAGGGTGTACGGGTCAATCTGCTCGACACGCCAGGCCACCAGGACTTCAGCGAAGACACCTACCGCACTCTCATGGCAGTGGATAGCGCAGTGATGGTGCTTGATAGTGCCAAAGGCATCGAGCCGCAGACGAAAAAGCTCTTCGCTGTCTGTCGCAAACGCCATATCCCGATCATGACCTTTATCAATAAACTGGATCAGCCTGGACGCCATCCGTTCGAGCTACTGGAGGAGATCGAACAGATATTGGGCATGGCGGCAGTCCCGTTCAATTGGCCCATCGGAGAAGGATCAGGGTTTCAAGGGCTCTACGATCTTCGCCAGCCTCAAGTTCTGTTCTTTCAACGGACACTGCATAACCAACGCCGGGCGCCGATGAGGGTGGAAACCTTCCCTCATCCAAGTCTCGCAGCGATGCTCGGAGAGGCATACGATCCCCTACAGGAAGAAATCACCCTCTTGACCGGCGCCGGCACAAAGTTCGATCGCGACCGTTTTCTCGCCGGCCAACTCACCCCGGTCTTCTTCGGAAGCGCCCTCACGAACTTTGGCGTCGAACCATTTCTGAACGCATTCCTGCAGCTCGCACCGCCACCGGGGCCCCGCACGAGTTCTGAAGGCTTAGTGCAGCCAACGGATGACAAGTTTTCGGGCTTTGTATTCAAGATCCAGGCGAATATGGACCCTCAACACCGCGATCGAATGGCATTTCTGCGTATCGTGTCTGGTCGTTTTGAGAAAGACATGATGGTGTACCATGCCAGGCTGGACCGGAAGATCCGGATGACGCGGCCGCATCGGCTCTTTGGCCGTGACCGTGAAACGATTGAAGAGGCCTACCCGGGCGATGTCGTCGGTCTCGTGAATCCCGGCCTCTTTTCCATCGGTGACACACTCTGCTCCGGTAGTCCCCTCGTCTTTGACGCGATTCCGCAATTCCCCCCAGAATGTTTCGGCGTACTGAGAAGCCAGGACCTCACGAAACAAAAGCAGTTCCAAAAGGGGCTCCAACAGCTCGAAGAAGAAGGAGTCATGCAGGTGTTCTATTCACCGGATCACGTGCGCCGCGAGCCGATCCTAGCCGCCGTGGGGGAACTCCAATTCGATGTTGTCGCCTCACGCCTTGAAACTGAATACGGGGTTAAGACCCTCGTCGAGCGGATGCCTTTTGTTCTGGCCCGCTGGATAAGCGGCGATCCCGACGTGCTCGCAGGCATCTACTGGCCGCAGGACACGCGCCGACTCGTCGATCGTGACGGTTCGATGGTCATGCTCTTCGGCTCTGAACGACTGCTCACCTACTGCATGAGAGAATATCCTTCTCTTAAGTTTCAGTTGCGGGAAGAAGCCAAGATGACAGAACCTTAG
- the galE gene encoding UDP-glucose 4-epimerase GalE, producing the protein MIFVTGGAGYIGSHTCVELLAAGYDVTVFDNFSNSHPEALVRVERITGKKLRLVRGDIRDRSVLVGALRESGASAVIHFAGLKAVGESVAQPLAYYDNNVVGTLRLLEGMGECGVKTLVFSSSATVYGDPIRLPITEDHPLSATNPYGRTKLIIEEILRDLHGSDASWRIGILRYFNPAGAHTSGLIGEDPQGIPNNLLPFVGQVAVGRRAYLSVWGHDYPTPDGTGVRDYIHVVDLALGHLKALTALERSRELTGCLTVNLGTGIGYSVLDIVRAFEQASGQPVPYKMAPRRSGDVAACYAEPQRALELLGWRAERGLNSMCADAWRWQSGNPNGYTS; encoded by the coding sequence ATGATTTTTGTCACCGGTGGTGCCGGCTATATCGGATCACATACCTGCGTGGAGCTGCTTGCTGCAGGCTACGACGTCACAGTGTTCGACAACTTCTCCAACAGTCATCCCGAAGCATTAGTTCGGGTGGAACGGATCACCGGGAAAAAGCTCCGCCTGGTTCGAGGCGACATCCGAGACCGCTCTGTGCTCGTGGGAGCGCTGCGCGAGAGCGGGGCCAGCGCGGTGATTCACTTCGCCGGGCTCAAGGCTGTGGGGGAGTCGGTGGCACAGCCGCTGGCCTACTACGACAACAACGTAGTCGGTACCCTCCGCCTCCTGGAAGGGATGGGGGAGTGCGGGGTGAAGACTCTGGTGTTTAGTTCCTCCGCCACCGTCTATGGTGACCCGATTCGATTGCCGATTACGGAAGATCACCCGCTCTCTGCCACCAATCCCTATGGCCGTACGAAGTTGATAATCGAGGAGATCTTGCGCGATCTGCACGGCAGCGACGCATCCTGGCGAATCGGCATACTGCGATATTTCAACCCGGCTGGCGCCCACACCAGTGGATTGATCGGGGAAGACCCTCAGGGCATTCCCAATAATTTGTTGCCCTTTGTCGGGCAGGTGGCGGTGGGGCGACGGGCCTATCTTAGCGTGTGGGGTCATGATTACCCCACTCCGGATGGGACCGGGGTGCGGGATTATATCCATGTGGTGGATTTGGCCTTGGGTCACCTCAAAGCACTGACGGCTCTGGAGCGATCACGAGAGCTGACCGGATGTCTGACCGTGAATTTGGGTACAGGTATTGGTTACAGTGTGTTGGATATTGTACGGGCATTTGAACAGGCAAGCGGGCAGCCGGTGCCTTACAAAATGGCACCCCGACGTTCCGGCGACGTTGCCGCTTGCTATGCCGAACCGCAACGTGCATTGGAGTTATTGGGCTGGCGGGCGGAGCGCGGGCTCAACTCGATGTGTGCCGATGCCTGGCGCTGGCAAAGCGGCAATCCCAACGGGTATACAAGCTGA
- the nhaA gene encoding Na+/H+ antiporter NhaA, producing MDIVQQRLSDTFNKFFDSEKSSGILLIICTLSSLLVTNSSVGATYVSVWHVYVGGLSLEHWVNDGLMAIFFLFIGLELERELYNGELAQFRNALLPIVAATGGMVAPALIHLSINAGTSTQAGFGIPMATDIAFTLGVLAILGNRVPASLKVFVVAFAVIDDLGAIVVIAAFYTTQLSVWYLVGALGIWILLVVLNRLFRVMSLVPYVLGGALMWFLMLESGIHATIAGVLLAFAIPFSHNDNDLKSPSHQLEGFLHKPVAFVILPIFALANTGVVVGTDWMSNLASTNSIGIIVGLLLGKPLGVTFLCFLAVASGLSRLPSDLNWRHISGAGILGGIGFTMSIFIANLAFTGNADVINAAKMAVLVASVTAGAGGFLWLKVFSRPEMARS from the coding sequence ATGGATATTGTCCAACAACGGTTATCGGATACGTTCAATAAATTTTTCGACTCGGAAAAGTCGAGCGGCATTCTGCTGATTATTTGCACCCTGTCCTCGCTCTTGGTGACAAACTCCTCAGTCGGCGCAACATATGTGAGTGTCTGGCACGTGTATGTCGGAGGGCTTAGCCTTGAGCATTGGGTCAACGACGGGCTGATGGCGATTTTCTTTCTATTCATCGGATTGGAACTCGAACGCGAATTGTATAACGGGGAACTGGCACAGTTCAGGAACGCACTGCTACCGATCGTTGCGGCGACCGGCGGGATGGTTGCCCCAGCACTGATCCATTTGTCGATCAATGCAGGAACATCAACGCAAGCCGGATTTGGAATTCCGATGGCTACGGACATTGCGTTTACACTTGGCGTCCTGGCCATTCTCGGAAACCGTGTTCCCGCGTCGCTGAAAGTGTTTGTCGTGGCCTTCGCTGTCATAGACGATTTGGGTGCGATCGTTGTTATCGCCGCCTTCTACACGACGCAACTGTCAGTTTGGTATCTTGTCGGCGCTCTGGGGATTTGGATCCTGCTGGTTGTGTTGAATCGGCTTTTCCGGGTCATGTCCCTCGTCCCGTATGTGCTTGGCGGCGCGTTGATGTGGTTCCTGATGCTGGAGTCAGGCATTCACGCGACGATTGCCGGCGTGCTGCTTGCCTTTGCAATCCCATTCTCTCACAACGATAACGACCTGAAGTCACCTTCCCACCAGCTCGAAGGTTTCTTGCACAAGCCCGTTGCGTTCGTTATCTTGCCGATTTTCGCATTGGCAAATACGGGCGTCGTTGTCGGTACGGACTGGATGTCCAACCTGGCGAGCACGAACAGCATCGGCATTATCGTCGGTTTACTTCTGGGTAAACCCTTGGGTGTGACGTTCTTGTGTTTTCTTGCTGTGGCAAGCGGCCTATCCCGCTTGCCGTCCGATTTGAATTGGCGGCATATCTCAGGAGCGGGAATCCTCGGCGGTATCGGATTTACGATGTCAATTTTCATTGCCAATCTTGCTTTTACCGGAAATGCGGATGTAATAAACGCTGCAAAGATGGCTGTTCTGGTCGCTTCTGTGACAGCGGGAGCCGGTGGATTTCTCTGGCTCAAAGTTTTCAGCAGGCCGGAAATGGCGCGGTCATAA